The region ATTTCGGATCTCTATCCCACGATACTCTTCTTTCATCATCGGGTAAATTAACAATGTATTCGATTTTTTTGCTTAAATTAAGTTCTACAGAATCTAATCTACCTAATCCGTAATATCCCAAATTCCTATACTGATCATAAAAATATTGGTTAAAACTTGAGTATAGCAAGTCATAATCATCCACCCATACTTCTGATAACATAAGGACTACAACGTTTGTAATCATGTCAATAAAATTATTTGTTTGAAATGCGGAAATTAAATTTACTAAACTTTGCAATGATACAATAATAGCTGCCGCATTATTTATATCAATTGCACTTTCAAAGCTTTCATAAACATGATCCACCTCATCTTCCTCGGTAAATAGCCAACCAAATTTTGAAATAAAATTAAATATAGCTTGTTCATCAGAACTATTAATACTAAGGATTTCTATGAGAGCATTATGATTTTCAAAATCATAAACGATACTTCTCGCTGGACCTGTGCTTTTGATAATACTAAATGGAGGGCACGGTTCACCGTATTGAGTTGTTTTTGTTTCCAAGTAATATTCTCGGACTTGATTTGTAAAAGTAAATGCATCGTTAATTACCATGTGGACCTCCTTAAAATGACATACGTAGAAGTATATAGACATATGACTGAAACAAGTATATAATGACATTGTAACATACTAAAGCAATCTTTACAATACAAGAGATGTGGTTGTAAACAGATTTTTTTACAGAAAGGAGGAGGGATAGTGGGAATAATCAATATTGAAATTGAAAATGAACTTCATAAGAGAATGAAAATGGAAGCTCTACGCCAGGACAAGTCAGTGAAACAATACATTACTGATCTGGTCAAAAGAAGTGTAGAAACAAAAAAAGAGCAAACACAGTAACTTTGGCGAGCGATGTGTTTACCCTGATAACAAAATCCCGAAAGGATATGTATTTAGTATAACATGATCCTTTCGGTGAATCAAGAAAAATGAGAGGAGATATTTTAATATGTATGATTTAACAGTATTCGAACAGAATGGACAGCTTTTGACGGATAGTAGAGAAGTAGCAGTAGCAGTAGATAAAGAACATTACGACTTGATTAAAAACATACGTCAATACATAGGATATCTTACTGACGGAGAATTCTCCGTCAGTGAATATTTCATTGAAAGTTCATACATAGATAGAACAGGGAGAGCATTACCATGTTTTCTCTGCACAAAGAAAGGTTGCGATATGATAGCCAATAAGCTGCAGGGCAAAAAAGGTGTAATTTTCACGGCTCGGTACATAGAAGCTTTTGGAAAGATGAAGGAATTTATTGAAAAGGGTGTACAGTACAGTAAGCAAGTTTCTTTCAAGGAACAGGTGGAATGT is a window of [Clostridium] saccharolyticum WM1 DNA encoding:
- a CDS encoding toxin-antitoxin system HicB family antitoxin, whose protein sequence is MGIINIEIENELHKRMKMEALRQDKSVKQYITDLVKRSVETKKEQTQ